Proteins encoded within one genomic window of Triticum aestivum cultivar Chinese Spring chromosome 2D, IWGSC CS RefSeq v2.1, whole genome shotgun sequence:
- the LOC123055450 gene encoding uncharacterized protein, whose translation MPSWNDEETSSEEECEVVSMDMGLMEEPDTTVEPLFCGQLELAHPKCILHQLRPIKRVAFEGPVTGRRFYGCPVQENGVNCGVVEWVDGPWPTVLQRCLCKLWEMFHEQNFGRVQDKEKFEKELARLKSEHERELAKLRTENDKLCIEYTKLVDDVSKMFDWQDGRVDKKVYQKQVEEEELEKKKKELEEKALLEVQMEKLKLAKEQRCILQSQADIIKNTRKAMKAVEVDKDVLKKEKAKLELVVAELLKEGYGSKEKLEQIKAILES comes from the exons ATGCCTTCCTGGAACGACGAGGAAACCAGCTCGGAGGAGGAGTGCGAGGTTGTCAGCATGGACATGGGACTTATG GAGGAACCAGACACCACTGTGGAGCCCCTTTTCTGTGGCCAACTTGAGCTTGCTCATCCCAAGTGCATTCTGCACCAACTGAGGCCTATTAAGCGTGTTGCTTTTGAAGGGCCTGTAACAGGAAGGCGTTTCTATGGCTGCCCAGTCCAG GAAAATGGTGTGAATTGTGGTGTTGTAGAGTGGGTTGATGGGCCTTGGCCAACTGTTCTTCAGAGATGTTTGTGCAAACTATGGGAGATGTTCCATGAGCAGAACTTTGGAAGGGTACAGGACAAGGAGAAGTTTGAGAAGGAGTTGGCCAGGCTTAAGAGTGAACATGAAAGGGAGTTGGCCAAGCTTAGGACTGAAAATGACAAGCTTTGCATTGAGTACACCaagcttgttgatgatgtatccaagATGTTTGATTGGCAGGATGGTAGGGTGGACAAGAAGGTGTACCAGAAACAAGTGGAGGAGGAAGaacttgagaagaagaagaaggagctagAGGAGAAAGCTCTGTTGGAGGTGCAGATGGAAAAGCTCAAACTTGCAAAAGAGCAGAGGTGCATTTTGCAGAGCCAAGCTGATATCATCAAGAACACCAGGAAGGCTATGAAGGCTGTTGAAGTTGACAAAGATGTTcttaagaaggagaaggcaaagcttgAGCTTGTGGTTGCCGAGCTGCTGAAAGAAGGGTATGGCAGCAAGGAGAAGTTAGAGCAAATCAAGGCCATCCTTGAGTCTTGA
- the LOC123051006 gene encoding CBS domain-containing protein CBSX1, chloroplastic isoform X2 — translation MASTPSAAVHRAARTLFHSSPRRGTAKSAAFVSVPGGRPRGRRRVAAAALGDMDMRPAIDENPEGVLSGEWPGNFSLASYDDLRQYLESQIVSTDKMSPTAKLGEVMSRPVEVATPDQKLAEIDALFATQSGLPVVDGEGRCIGVVSKKDKARASNGLDSTIGEVMSSPAVTLTLEKTVLEAAALMLKHKVHRIPVVNEQQQVIGIVTRTDVFQALEASKA, via the exons ATGGCGTCCACGCcctccgccgccgtccaccgtGCCGCGAGGACCTTGTTCCATTCCTCGCCGCGCCGCGGGACGGCGAAATCTGCCGCCTTTGTCAGCGTTCCGGGGGGACGGCCCCGGggccggcggcgggtggcggccgcGGCGTTGGGGGACATGGACATGCGCCCTGCCATCGACGAGAACCCGGAGGGCGTGCTCTCCGGCGAGTGGCCCGGCAACTTCTCCCTCGCCAGCTACGACGACCTCCGCCAGTACCTCGAGTCCCAGATCGTCTCCACCGACAAG ATGAGCCCCACGGCGAAACTCGGGGAGGTGATGTCGCGCCCGGTGGAGGTGGCCACGCCGGACCAGAAGCTGGCCGAGATCGACGCCCTCTTCGCCACCCAGTCCGGCCTGCCCGTGGTCGACGGCGAGGGCAGGTGCATCGGGGTCGTCTCCAAGAAGGACAAGGCCAGGGCATCCAATGGG TTGGACTCAACCATTGGAGAAGTCATGTCCTCACCTGCTGTAACTCTGACTCTGGAGAAGACCGTCTTGG AAGCTGCTGCATTGATGCTCAAGCATAAAGTTCACAGGATACCAGTTGTGAATGAACAACAGCAAGTGATCG GGATCGTCACGCGGACGGACGTGTTCCAGGCCTTGGAGGCCAGCAAGGCATAA
- the LOC123051006 gene encoding uncharacterized protein isoform X1, with protein sequence MASTPSAAVHRAARTLFHSSPRRGTAKSAAFVSVPGGRPRGRRRVAAAALGDMDMRPAIDENPEGVLSGEWPGNFSLASYDDLRQYLESQIVSTDKMSPTAKLGEVMSRPVEVATPDQKLAEIDALFATQSGLPVVDGEGRCIGVVSKKDKARASNGLDSTIGEVMSSPAVTLTLEKTVLEAAALMLKHKVHRIPVVNEQQQVIGLPPKTSQDLPQVHIEFYR encoded by the exons ATGGCGTCCACGCcctccgccgccgtccaccgtGCCGCGAGGACCTTGTTCCATTCCTCGCCGCGCCGCGGGACGGCGAAATCTGCCGCCTTTGTCAGCGTTCCGGGGGGACGGCCCCGGggccggcggcgggtggcggccgcGGCGTTGGGGGACATGGACATGCGCCCTGCCATCGACGAGAACCCGGAGGGCGTGCTCTCCGGCGAGTGGCCCGGCAACTTCTCCCTCGCCAGCTACGACGACCTCCGCCAGTACCTCGAGTCCCAGATCGTCTCCACCGACAAG ATGAGCCCCACGGCGAAACTCGGGGAGGTGATGTCGCGCCCGGTGGAGGTGGCCACGCCGGACCAGAAGCTGGCCGAGATCGACGCCCTCTTCGCCACCCAGTCCGGCCTGCCCGTGGTCGACGGCGAGGGCAGGTGCATCGGGGTCGTCTCCAAGAAGGACAAGGCCAGGGCATCCAATGGG TTGGACTCAACCATTGGAGAAGTCATGTCCTCACCTGCTGTAACTCTGACTCTGGAGAAGACCGTCTTGG AAGCTGCTGCATTGATGCTCAAGCATAAAGTTCACAGGATACCAGTTGTGAATGAACAACAGCAAGTGATCG GGCTTCCACCAAAAACAAGCCAAGACCTGCCACAAGTCCACATCGAGTTCTACCGTTAA